Below is a window of Pirellulales bacterium DNA.
CCTGCGGAGACCTGCCCGCCCCCAGAGGGAGAGGGTTCGGAAGCGACCGAAGCGGCGCCGACTTGCGACACCACGGCCTGCTCCACCACACGGTCGGCAAACAACTCCTGGGCCAAGCGTTGCACTTGCTCGCGCTGCAATTTGCCTTGCAGCAAATAACCGCTGGCGGCCGTCACTTGCAATCCGGAAGCGAGCCCCAATTCGGCGGCGTCGGCAGCCACTTGCAAGGCCAACCGGTCTGGCTGGCCCGGCGCCGGATAGATGTCAATCTCCCAGAGCATCGCGAACTTGTTTCCCTTCCGTGAGTAGGGCGTGAAGCTGTGCGGCATCGCCGCGCTCGATTGCCGTCCGAAACGCTGTCACCTTTTTCTCAAACCCGGCCAGCGACTTCAAGACGTGGGCTTGATTTTCCAGGAGAATTTGGGTCCACAAGGCGGGATCGCCCGCTGCGATGCGGGTTAAATCGCGCCAGCCACCGGCGGTGAGGGGCAAATCGGCCGGCGGTGTATTTGCCGCGACTGCCGCGGAAATCAAATGGGGAACGTGGCTGGTGCCGGCCAAAGCCAGATCGTGAATTTCCGGCGACATGGTCAGAACGTTGGACCCCAGGGCAGACCAAAAATCGGCGATTTCTTTTGCATCGGCGGCTTTGGTGCGCGAGGTGGGAGTGACAATCGCGACGCGGCCTTCGAATAAATCTGCCCGGGCGAATTCAACGCTTTTTTTTTCGCTGCCAGCCAACGGATGACTGCCCACAAAGCGTTTGCCCGGCTTAAGCGCGGCTTCCACCTTGCGGATGATGGCGGCCTTGGTGCTGCCGGCATCGGTAAGAATTGTCTGATCGGACGATCCCTTCGCGGCTAGCAAAATGTGGTTGGCAATTTCGCCGACGGGCGTACACACGATGACAACATCGGCGGCGGCCATGCCTTGTGGCATGTCAGTCACCGACGAAGTAATGGCGCCAAGCTGTTTCGCTTTTTCCAGATTGGGACCCGATTGCGGTCGGCCGATGCCGACAATTTCGGCTGCCAGCCCTTTTTTGCGCAGCGCCAAACCGATCGAGCCACCGATCAAACCGACGCCGATAATGGCTACCGTATTCCAGCGAGGCATGGGCACTATCCTGCCATAAGGACAAGGCTTTTACCAAGCCCCGGTTCGGCAGTGTCCTAGAACTGTGATGCTGCGGGCAAGCTGCTAAAATGCGCGTTGATACTGGCGGTAGTGTCTTAACTGTTTGTTACTCAAGTGGGGTTGGTTGGCTGGTCGGTAAATAGCCATCGTATGAATGTAGCTGCAAAGATCACGCAACCAGTGGCAATCAAAAAGAGCGATACCTCCCGGTAAATTGCCTCGGGCGATCCCCAAGAATCCATGTATCTGCCTCCACTCATTCCCGTCACCGTGATCACGGGCGGCCACACGATACTGCCACACTGCCAGCGCAACACGAGTCCAATTGCCAACAGAACTGCTGCGCATAGATAACCGATAATAAGTTTCGCCATATCAACCCCCCAGTGTTTGGTTGTCTGCCGATGCTAATTCTACCTTAGCGGGCCCGTCTGTTAAATGCCCGGCGCTTCTGAGTTCTAGGATGCTACCCTGGTTCGGTGCAGTTTTGAACCGAGACAGGTAGTGGTATAATTGAGGGCGCCCTAACTAAACCATCATTATTGGGCAGGTGCATTCATGACACGCGTCACCGTCGACAGTTCGCTCCAGGCCAAATTGACCGGCAGCGATCCGTTGGTTTTGTGCAGCGAGACTGGGCAAGTATTGGGCTATTTTCATCCCGTGCCGCCGCCGGGAACCATCCAATCGCCGTTTACGGATGAGGAAATCGAGCGCCGCCGGCAAGATCGGAAGGGAAGCCCACTCACCGATGTGCTAAATCGCCTCGGTGAAAAATGAGTTTCACCGTAATCTGGACAAAGTTCGCCGAGAGCGATCTGGCGGATATTTGGCTTCGCGCCGTAAACCGCCGGGAAATTGCCGAAGCCACTTCCAAGTTGGACGCGGTGCTGAAATCTGATCCGCACAATTCCGGTGAATCACGAACCGGCAACGTTCGAATTACTTTCAGTGGCCCACTTGGAATCCACTTCGAAGTGCTGGCAGCTGATCGGATTGTATACGTCTTGGCCGTGTGGCGAATCGATCACAATTAGGTGCTCGAAGTAGCCGCGCCACTTTTACACTTCGGCCGGTTGCACTTCGCCTTCCAGACCGGCGGCCAGCTTGTGCAGGGCTTCGGTTTCGATTTGCCGCACACGTTCGCGGGTCAGGCCCAGCGCTTCGCCAATTTCTTTCAGCGTGCGGGGCTCGTTGTCTTCCAGGCCGAAGCGCATCCGCAGGACGGTGGCTTCGCGGGCGTCCATGGTTTGCAACATTTGCATGACGTGGTGCAAATTGTCGCTGTTGAGCAGCATTTCCTCGGGGGGCTTGGTGGCGTCGTCGGTGACCATTTCGCCCAACGACCAGCCGGCTTCGGGCTGATCGGTTTGCGGTGTGCTGTTATAAATGCGGATGGCTTTTTTGATGATCGACAGCTTTTTCCGCGGCAGCCCCAACACGCGGCCCACTTCTTCCGGCGTGGGAGAGCGGCCGAGCTCTTCGGTCAGGCGAGCACTGGCACGGCGCCACTTGGAAAGCAGCTCCACCATGTACGCTGGAATGCGGATGGTTTTGGCGGAGTTGATGAGGGCCCGTTTGATCGATTGTTTGATCCAATAACTGGCGTAAGTGCTGAAGCGGGTGCCCATGGCCGGATCGAACCCTTCGACCGCCCGCAACAGGCCCAGATTGCCTTCTTCGATCAGATCTTGCAGCCCCAGGCCTTTGCCGGTGTATCCGCGAGCGATGTTGACGACCAACCGCAAATTGGCGCGGACCATGCGATCCCGTGCTTTGACGTCGCCGTTGCCAATGGCAATGGCCAATTCCTGCTCCTGCGGCCCATTGAGGAGGGCGGTTTCGTTGATCTCGCGGAGATAAGTCTCCAGCGGAGTTTGGACGGCCGCGGCAGGGCGGCGACGTGTGGTAGGCATAGTCGAGTGCGTTTCTCTTTTCTTGGCTAGTGGCAGCGGCGCAGCCACTTGAGAGACCATGGGAGCCTGCAGGGGGTTCCGTCTGCACAAACGTAGCTATCGACCTCGCTTTCCGATCTTCTCCAATACCGTGCGGACTTGGCAACGTGAACCGGATATAGTCAGGATGCTGCCCGTACCGAACAGCACGCTTGGTGCGGATTGGCGCGGATCGACGATTGCACCGGTTTCTGACGATTGCTGCGGGCCAATAAAACGATTCAGCGTGTTCAACGGTTTCCGCAAGGCGCGCGCTGAGCGCATGGCCGAACGATTGTGCGTGCTATACCGGTCGTAGGCAGAAACGCATGCGCTGGCAGGTGAGTGCAAAGAATGCCAGGAGGTCGGCTTACCGCCGTCTGGAGATCGCCTTTGTGGCCCTGGTTGGCTGCCACGTGCCGCAAATTAGGCCAACCGCCGAGTCGTTGGCGTTCCGATGGAAATATCTACTGACTTATTCGCCAGCCGACTGAATCAGCGGGCCGCTTTTGCCCACGCCGCCTTTGAGTTCGGATGCAGGGGTGCCGGAGGCGCCATTGGCGCCGCCGCCATTCTCGCCGCCAGAACCTTCGCCGCCGGCCCCGGCTCTTTCTTCCGCCTCATGCTCTTCGCTCCATTGCACCCGCTTACGTGAGAGGCCAATTTTGCGTTCCTCGGTGTCGACGCGCAGAATTTTGACTTCGATTTCGTCGCCCACTTTGACGATTTCTTCCGGGTTTTCCACCTTGTGGTCGGCCAACTCGGAAATGTGCAGCAAACCTTCCAGACCGTTTTCCAGGCCCACAAACACGCCGAAGTTGGTGAGCTTAGTCACTGTGCCTTTGACGATTTGGCCCGACTGGTAACGGCTGGGGATATCCGTGGCCCAGGGATCGTCTTCCATTTGCTTTAGTCCCAGGGCGATTCGGCGGCGCTGCTGATCGACCGAGAGGACCTTGCACTTGATTTTTTGTCCCTTCTCGACCACCTCGCTGGGATGGCTGATTTTGCGGGTCCAGGACATATCGCTGACGTGCAGCAGGCCGTCGATGCCTTCTTCAATTTCGATGAAGGCTCCGTAATTGGTGAGATTCCGCACGGTGCCTTCCACCAGAGTGCCAATCGGGTAGCGATCGGCCACTTTGTCCCAGGGATTGTCCTGGGTTTGCTTCATGCCGAGCGAAATTTCGTGCTTTTCCTTGTCGATTTTGAGGACGACCACTTGTACTTCGTCGTCAATGTGCACCAATTCGTTGGGATGGCTGATGCGCTTGGTCCACGACATTTCGCTGATGTGAACCAAGCCTTCGATGCCTTCTTCCATTTTCACGAACGCGCCGTAGCTCATCACGTTGACCACGGTGCCCTTGTGCACCGAGCCAACCGGATACTTTTCCGCCACATTGTCCCAGGGACTGGCGGTTTTTTGCTTGAGGCCGAGGGCGATTTTTTCCCGTTCGCGGTCGATGTGCAGAATTTGCACTTCTAATTCCTGATCGATGGCCACCATTTCGGACGGATGGCCGATGCGGCCCCAGCTCATGTCGGTAATGTGCAACAGGCCGTCGATGCCTCCCAAATCGACAAAGGCGCCGAACTCGGCGATGTTTTTCACCACGCCCTTGCGCAACTGGCCTTCCTGCAACGTTTCCAACAGTTGTTTTTTCTTTTCGGTCCGTTCTTGCTCGATGAGCGCACGGCGGCTGACGACAATGTTGCGGCGCGACTCGTCAATTTTGAGCACCAAGCATTGAATGGTGCGGCCCACGTAATCGCCAATGTCGGACGGGCGGCGAATATCGACCTGGCTGGCAGGCAAAAAGACGTTCACGCCGCTTACATCGACCAGCAAACCGCCCTTGATTTTTCGCGTGACGGCGCCCGTCACTACGTCCCCTTCCTTGACCGAATCCATCACCTTGTTCCATTCTTCGATCTTGCGCGCTTTGCGCTTAGACAAGGCAATCAGGCCGCGGGCTTCGAGATCGGTGCTTTCATCGACTTCCTCGATCAGGACCTTCAGGTGCTGGCCGATTTCGGGCGGGTCTTCCGATTCATCCCATTCGTGGCGGGGAATTTGGCCTTCGCTTTTATAACCGACATCGACCAACACAAACTCATCATCAACACGGATAATGCGCCCCTCGACGATTGCATTTTCGTTCAGGTCAACATTGGCCACGGCCAAGGAGCCGCTGGCGGCATCGGACATGGCGAGATCTAGTTCCCGATCCAACTCTTCGTCGTCGATATCCAATCCGCGAATTAAGTTTCGATTGACCATGAAAAATTTCTGCTGTCGGAAACTTGGCTACTTGTCACGAAACAGTTTTCGGCACGTGAAAGAATTTGATCTTCACCAAGCCGATGGGCGGCGACAAATCAGGAGCACACACCGCAACGGCGGATTGCCCTGAACACGGCCGGCTTACTCCCTCGATACGAACCATTGCAGAAGCCGCGTCGCGCTGAAAGAAAAGAAACCAATTCCGAGTTAAAGGACATCCCTCGCTGGCGGCCCAGAACCGTACACCGGCGCTGAAAACAGGCCCCTGAGGGTAGCCCGACAATATATCACGATTGTGCTCGTGCTACAATCGCGGGCAGCACGATCAGTTAGTTTGGGGGTTTTGTTCACTGCCGA
It encodes the following:
- a CDS encoding prephenate dehydrogenase/arogenate dehydrogenase family protein — its product is MPRWNTVAIIGVGLIGGSIGLALRKKGLAAEIVGIGRPQSGPNLEKAKQLGAITSSVTDMPQGMAAADVVIVCTPVGEIANHILLAAKGSSDQTILTDAGSTKAAIIRKVEAALKPGKRFVGSHPLAGSEKKSVEFARADLFEGRVAIVTPTSRTKAADAKEIADFWSALGSNVLTMSPEIHDLALAGTSHVPHLISAAVAANTPPADLPLTAGGWRDLTRIAAGDPALWTQILLENQAHVLKSLAGFEKKVTAFRTAIERGDAAQLHALLTEGKQVRDALGD
- a CDS encoding 30S ribosomal protein S1, which produces MVNRNLIRGLDIDDEELDRELDLAMSDAASGSLAVANVDLNENAIVEGRIIRVDDEFVLVDVGYKSEGQIPRHEWDESEDPPEIGQHLKVLIEEVDESTDLEARGLIALSKRKARKIEEWNKVMDSVKEGDVVTGAVTRKIKGGLLVDVSGVNVFLPASQVDIRRPSDIGDYVGRTIQCLVLKIDESRRNIVVSRRALIEQERTEKKKQLLETLQEGQLRKGVVKNIAEFGAFVDLGGIDGLLHITDMSWGRIGHPSEMVAIDQELEVQILHIDREREKIALGLKQKTASPWDNVAEKYPVGSVHKGTVVNVMSYGAFVKMEEGIEGLVHISEMSWTKRISHPNELVHIDDEVQVVVLKIDKEKHEISLGMKQTQDNPWDKVADRYPIGTLVEGTVRNLTNYGAFIEIEEGIDGLLHVSDMSWTRKISHPSEVVEKGQKIKCKVLSVDQQRRRIALGLKQMEDDPWATDIPSRYQSGQIVKGTVTKLTNFGVFVGLENGLEGLLHISELADHKVENPEEIVKVGDEIEVKILRVDTEERKIGLSRKRVQWSEEHEAEERAGAGGEGSGGENGGGANGASGTPASELKGGVGKSGPLIQSAGE
- a CDS encoding type II toxin-antitoxin system RelE/ParE family toxin, coding for MSFTVIWTKFAESDLADIWLRAVNRREIAEATSKLDAVLKSDPHNSGESRTGNVRITFSGPLGIHFEVLAADRIVYVLAVWRIDHN
- a CDS encoding RNA polymerase sigma factor RpoD/SigA, encoding MPTTRRRPAAAVQTPLETYLREINETALLNGPQEQELAIAIGNGDVKARDRMVRANLRLVVNIARGYTGKGLGLQDLIEEGNLGLLRAVEGFDPAMGTRFSTYASYWIKQSIKRALINSAKTIRIPAYMVELLSKWRRASARLTEELGRSPTPEEVGRVLGLPRKKLSIIKKAIRIYNSTPQTDQPEAGWSLGEMVTDDATKPPEEMLLNSDNLHHVMQMLQTMDAREATVLRMRFGLEDNEPRTLKEIGEALGLTRERVRQIETEALHKLAAGLEGEVQPAEV